The genomic segment GCTCCGAGGTGGATGAGTGGAAGCGCCTGCACCACGAGGTGGAAGACTGCGTCGTCGCGGCCCTGCTCCTGGAGGAGGAGGAAGACCCGGATCTGCGCCGCGACACCGAGCAGCGCCTCGAGGCAGCCGAGGCGGGGATTCGGGCCATCGAGTTCCGCAAGATGCTCTCGGGACAAGACGACGGGGGTAACGCCATCGTCGCCGTCAACGCCGGGGCCGGGGGCACCGAGGCCCAGGACTGGGCCGAGATGATCCTGCGCATGTACCTGCGCTGGGCCGAGGCCCGGGGGTACGAAACCGAGGTGGTGGACCTGCTTCCCGGCGACGAAGCAGGCATCAAGAACGCCACCTTCACGGTGGCCGGGCCCTATGCTTACGGCTACTTGAAGGCCGAAGCCGGCGTCCATCGGCTCGTGCGCATCAGCCCCTTCGACGCCCAGGCCCGCCGCCATACCTCCTTTGCCAGCGTGAGCGTCTACCCGGAGGCGGGCGACGAAGCCGAGGTGGAGGTGGAGGACAAGGACCTGAAGGTCGACGTCTACCGGGCGAGCGGTGCGGGGGGCCAGCACGTGAACAAGACGGAGTCGGCGGTGCGCATCACCCACCTCCCCACCGGCATCGTGGTGGCGTGCCAGAGCGAGCGAAGCCAGCACAAGAACCGGGCCAACGCGCTACGCATCCTGCGGGCCAAGCTCCTCGACCGGGAGCGCCAGGAGCGGGAACGCAAGCGCGACGCCCTGGAGGCGGAGAAGAAGGACATCGCCTGGGGCAGCCAGATC from the Thermodesulfobacteriota bacterium genome contains:
- the prfB gene encoding peptide chain release factor 2 (programmed frameshift): MDIQEKTQDLRRRLDDLWRHLDLAAKEKRAEELDDRMARPDFWEDPEEAASVSRERPRVRSEVDEWKRLHHEVEDCVVAALLLEEEEDPDLRRDTEQRLEAAEAGIRAIEFRKMLSGQDDGGNAIVAVNAGAGGTEAQDWAEMILRMYLRWAEARGYETEVVDLLPGDEAGIKNATFTVAGPYAYGYLKAEAGVHRLVRISPFDAQARRHTSFASVSVYPEAGDEAEVEVEDKDLKVDVYRASGAGGQHVNKTESAVRITHLPTGIVVACQSERSQHKNRANALRILRAKLLDRERQERERKRDALEAEKKDIAWGSQIRSYVLQPYQKIKDHRTDLEEGNVQRVLDGDLDEFIEAYLLMAVEGRSGAA